One genomic segment of Cellulophaga sp. HaHaR_3_176 includes these proteins:
- a CDS encoding BatD family protein, with product MQLQFKNYIALIGLLFFALIGKAQDDEVTFEMAVSKDKLGLNERLRVEFSMNKDGDNFNPPDFKGFNVLMGPAQSIRNSWMNGVRSYSKTYSYTLQPAGRGTMTIGQATIIIDGKTYKSLTKDIVVTAAVDDPNAPPSADSVADENIHLVAEVSKANPYLNEAVSVIYKLYVGNSINVTNFRPLDNPKYNNFWSQDMAVKQYSAQDGTYDGKPYRYVILKRVVLYPQKTGKLEIEPLSLDVSVEVPTSRRDFFGRPLFASTNKTVSAGKRTINVKELPSTGRPANFSGAVGSFDFSVTTSKKSLNASESLQATVQVSGSGNLKLFQLPEPNLPSALEVYEPEFDEKVRTNLNGMEGSVKNNYTVVPSFKGKYPIPSISFSYFNPKTEKYTTINSDEIIVNVIEGPSNTTAAALPSNQNKQNVISSGDQFQFIKLNTNLTAKDNPYFFGSLNYFMWLLLPLLLIPLAILFGKKRDAIASDVSGNKIKKANKLARKYLSAAKKTLGNKEAFYVALEKALHNYLKAKLKIETSEFSKDKIAELLVQKQVDAATSEGFISLLKNCEMARYSQFSNVQMQQDYSKASEVISAMDKQL from the coding sequence ATGCAACTACAGTTTAAAAACTACATCGCTTTAATTGGTTTGTTATTTTTTGCTTTAATTGGTAAAGCACAAGATGATGAGGTTACTTTTGAAATGGCCGTAAGTAAGGATAAGCTTGGACTAAACGAAAGACTTCGCGTTGAGTTTTCTATGAATAAAGACGGAGATAACTTTAACCCTCCTGATTTTAAAGGCTTTAATGTACTAATGGGCCCTGCTCAATCTATTAGAAACTCTTGGATGAATGGCGTTCGTTCATATTCAAAAACATATTCTTACACACTACAACCTGCTGGGCGCGGTACAATGACTATTGGCCAAGCTACCATAATAATTGACGGTAAAACATATAAATCACTCACTAAAGATATTGTTGTTACTGCAGCTGTTGATGATCCAAATGCACCACCAAGTGCAGATTCCGTTGCTGATGAAAACATACATTTAGTTGCAGAGGTGTCGAAAGCTAACCCGTATTTAAACGAAGCTGTTTCGGTTATATACAAACTGTATGTTGGTAACTCCATAAATGTTACAAATTTCAGACCGTTAGACAACCCTAAGTATAATAACTTTTGGAGTCAAGATATGGCTGTAAAACAATACAGTGCACAAGATGGCACTTATGATGGTAAGCCGTATAGGTATGTTATTTTAAAGCGTGTTGTTTTGTATCCTCAAAAAACAGGAAAACTAGAAATAGAACCTTTATCACTTGATGTTTCCGTTGAAGTGCCTACTAGCAGAAGAGATTTTTTCGGAAGACCTCTTTTTGCTTCTACGAATAAAACAGTATCAGCAGGAAAAAGAACTATTAATGTTAAAGAGCTACCATCAACTGGTAGACCTGCAAATTTTAGTGGAGCTGTTGGTAGTTTCGATTTTTCGGTAACTACTAGTAAAAAATCTTTAAATGCTTCTGAATCTTTACAAGCAACAGTGCAAGTATCTGGTTCTGGTAATTTAAAACTTTTTCAACTTCCTGAACCAAATTTACCAAGTGCTTTAGAAGTGTACGAGCCTGAATTTGATGAAAAAGTTAGAACAAATTTAAATGGCATGGAAGGCAGTGTAAAAAACAACTATACTGTGGTACCTAGTTTTAAAGGAAAATACCCAATACCAAGTATTTCTTTCAGCTATTTCAACCCAAAGACAGAAAAATACACCACTATAAATTCTGATGAGATTATTGTGAATGTCATAGAAGGCCCGTCAAATACAACCGCAGCTGCACTACCTAGTAATCAAAACAAACAAAATGTGATTAGCTCTGGTGATCAATTTCAATTTATAAAATTAAACACGAATTTAACGGCAAAGGATAATCCTTATTTTTTTGGATCACTTAATTATTTTATGTGGCTACTGCTTCCTTTATTGTTAATTCCATTAGCTATTTTGTTTGGCAAAAAGAGAGACGCTATTGCAAGTGATGTTTCTGGAAATAAAATTAAAAAAGCAAACAAACTTGCTAGAAAATATTTATCAGCAGCTAAAAAAACGCTAGGCAATAAAGAAGCATTTTATGTGGCGCTTGAAAAAGCGTTGCACAATTACTTAAAGGCTAAACTTAAAATTGAAACATCAGAATTTAGTAAAGATAAAATAGCCGAATTATTAGTTCAAAAACAAGTAGACGCAGCTACATCTGAAGGTTTCATTTCATTACTTAAAAATTGTGAAATGGCTCGTTACAGTCAGTTTTCTAATGTACAAATGCAGCAAGATTACAGCAAGGCTAGTGAAGTAATTTCTGCAATGGACAAACAATTATAA
- a CDS encoding tetratricopeptide repeat protein, with translation MKKILYILVLGFCFYGFAQNDSFFEKGNKAYNEGIYDDAESFYLKIIENGEHSSELYFNLGNVYYKQNKIAPSIYYYEKALLLDPNNTDIKNNLAYAQNMSLDAIEVLPETGLFKIYKNATSFLTFEQWAYASIGLMLLFVVGYILYFFLRYSTQKRISFVTSLICLLLSIITIVIAYTKYRTIEANKPAIVFDKEVIVKSEPNNRSSEIFRLHEGTKVNVLDELNQWKKIRISDGKTGWLTSKSIKDIKDF, from the coding sequence GTGAAAAAAATATTATACATACTTGTTTTAGGTTTTTGCTTTTACGGTTTTGCACAAAACGATTCTTTTTTCGAAAAAGGAAATAAAGCTTACAATGAAGGTATATACGATGATGCAGAAAGCTTCTACCTAAAAATAATTGAAAATGGTGAGCATTCCTCTGAGCTATATTTTAACCTTGGTAATGTTTACTACAAGCAAAATAAGATAGCGCCTAGTATATATTATTATGAAAAAGCATTGTTATTAGACCCCAACAATACTGATATTAAAAATAATTTAGCATATGCTCAAAACATGAGTTTAGATGCTATAGAGGTTTTACCTGAAACAGGTTTATTTAAAATTTATAAAAACGCAACTTCCTTTTTAACGTTTGAACAATGGGCTTATGCAAGCATTGGCTTAATGCTTTTATTTGTTGTAGGTTATATTTTATATTTTTTCTTAAGATATTCTACTCAAAAAAGAATTTCATTTGTTACAAGCCTTATTTGCCTTTTACTTTCAATTATTACAATTGTAATTGCTTACACAAAGTATCGTACCATTGAAGCAAACAAACCTGCAATAGTTTTTGACAAAGAAGTAATCGTTAAATCTGAGCCTAACAATAGAAGCTCAGAAATATTTAGGTTACATGAAGGCACAAAAGTAAATGTGTTAGACGAATTAAATCAATGGAAGAAAATTAGAATATCAGATGGAAAAACAGGTTGGCTAACATCAAAAAGCATTAAAGACATAAAAGACTTTTAA
- a CDS encoding SulP family inorganic anion transporter, with translation MFKTLKNDLPASVVVFFVALPLCLGIALASGAPLFAGIIAGIIGGIVVGALSGSKIGVSGPAAGLAAIVLTAIGTLGGYENFLVAVVLGGAIQIVFGILKAGVIGYYFPSSVIKGMLTGIGIIIILKQIPHFFGYDPDPEGDFAFFQVDGKNTFSEIFETINNISLGSTIIAAIGLAILILWDKILSKKGKFFQIIQGPLVAVVVGILYFAFTKDNDTLGISAKHLVSVPIPEDAASFFAQFSFPNFSAITNPQVWITGFTIALVASLETLLCVEATDKLDPDKNITPTNRELLAQGTGNIISGLIGGLPITQVIVRSSANIQSGGKSKISAIIHGVLLLISVILIPTLLNMVPLSVLASILFIVGFKLAKPSLFKQMYKLGWKQSIPFFVTVFGIVFTDLLIGIALGLAVGIVVILLKSYQNSHFLHIEDNSNGKHRIKMTLAEEVTFFNKGAILKELDSLPSDTYLELDLLKTRYLDNDIIEILEDFSIKAKERNIDIKLLSKRGTVENPTSYIEFFNERPKSDLSLS, from the coding sequence ATGTTTAAAACTTTAAAAAACGACTTGCCCGCAAGTGTTGTTGTATTTTTCGTTGCCTTGCCCTTATGTTTAGGAATTGCTTTAGCTAGTGGAGCTCCTTTATTTGCTGGTATTATTGCTGGTATTATTGGTGGTATTGTTGTTGGTGCTTTATCAGGTTCTAAAATAGGAGTAAGTGGCCCTGCTGCTGGTTTAGCTGCTATCGTATTAACTGCGATTGGAACACTAGGTGGTTATGAGAATTTTTTAGTTGCTGTTGTTTTAGGTGGTGCAATTCAAATCGTTTTTGGTATTTTAAAAGCCGGTGTAATTGGGTATTACTTTCCATCATCTGTTATTAAGGGTATGCTAACTGGTATAGGAATTATTATAATCTTAAAACAAATACCTCACTTTTTCGGGTACGATCCTGACCCTGAAGGAGACTTCGCTTTTTTTCAAGTAGATGGAAAAAACACCTTTTCTGAGATTTTCGAAACCATCAATAATATAAGTTTAGGTTCTACTATTATTGCCGCAATAGGTTTAGCTATACTTATTTTATGGGATAAAATTTTATCAAAAAAAGGAAAGTTTTTTCAGATAATACAAGGGCCATTAGTTGCTGTTGTAGTTGGTATTTTATATTTCGCCTTCACAAAAGATAACGATACTTTAGGCATTTCAGCAAAACATTTAGTAAGTGTTCCAATCCCTGAAGATGCAGCTTCATTCTTTGCTCAGTTTTCATTTCCTAATTTTTCTGCCATTACAAATCCTCAAGTATGGATAACTGGCTTTACAATTGCTTTAGTTGCCAGTTTAGAAACTCTATTATGCGTAGAAGCTACTGACAAACTAGATCCAGACAAGAATATAACACCAACTAATCGCGAGTTATTAGCACAAGGAACAGGTAATATAATTTCTGGTTTAATTGGAGGTTTACCTATCACCCAAGTAATAGTTCGTAGTTCTGCAAACATACAATCAGGGGGAAAGAGTAAGATATCTGCTATAATTCATGGAGTGTTATTATTAATTTCTGTGATTTTAATACCTACTCTGTTAAATATGGTCCCGTTATCAGTTTTAGCCTCTATTTTATTTATAGTTGGTTTTAAACTAGCCAAGCCATCATTATTTAAACAAATGTATAAACTAGGTTGGAAACAATCTATCCCGTTTTTTGTTACTGTCTTTGGTATTGTTTTTACAGATTTATTAATTGGTATAGCCCTAGGTTTAGCTGTCGGTATTGTAGTTATTCTTTTAAAAAGTTATCAAAATTCTCATTTTTTACACATTGAGGATAATAGTAATGGAAAACATAGAATTAAAATGACTTTAGCTGAAGAGGTTACCTTTTTTAATAAAGGTGCTATATTGAAAGAATTAGATAGCTTACCTTCTGATACTTATTTAGAATTAGACCTTCTAAAAACACGCTATTTAGATAATGACATCATTGAAATTCTAGAAGATTTTTCAATAAAAGCAAAAGAAAGAAATATTGATATAAAGTTACTTTCTAAACGTGGAACTGTTGAAAACCCCACAAGTTATATTGAGTTTTTTAATGAACGACCAAAATCTGATTTAAGTTTAAGCTAG
- a CDS encoding carbonic anhydrase family protein, translating to MKAHTRETQSTMTPQKALDFLKEGNQRFQNNLKANRNLLEQVNDTSEGQFPFATILSCIDSRVSAELVFDQGLGDVFSIRIAGNFVNEDILGSMEFASKLAGTKLIVVLGHTSCGAIKGACDHARMGNLTALINKIEPAVAAVKEPQDESLRNSKNLEFVDAVSAENVLQTIKNVRERSEILAEMETQGDIKIIGAMYNISTGEVDFY from the coding sequence ATGAAGGCACATACAAGAGAAACGCAGTCAACAATGACTCCTCAAAAAGCATTAGATTTCCTAAAGGAAGGAAATCAGCGTTTTCAAAATAACTTAAAAGCAAATCGTAATTTATTAGAACAAGTAAATGATACAAGTGAAGGTCAATTTCCTTTTGCTACAATTTTAAGTTGTATAGATTCTAGAGTTTCTGCAGAATTAGTTTTTGATCAAGGGCTTGGTGATGTATTTAGTATTAGAATTGCTGGAAATTTTGTAAACGAAGATATACTTGGTAGTATGGAGTTTGCTAGCAAGTTAGCAGGCACTAAGCTTATAGTTGTACTTGGTCACACAAGTTGTGGCGCTATTAAAGGAGCCTGTGATCATGCAAGAATGGGGAATTTAACAGCTTTAATAAATAAAATAGAGCCTGCTGTAGCCGCAGTTAAAGAGCCACAAGACGAAAGTTTAAGAAACTCTAAAAACTTAGAATTTGTTGATGCTGTATCTGCTGAAAATGTGTTACAAACTATTAAAAATGTTAGAGAGAGAAGTGAAATTTTAGCAGAAATGGAAACACAAGGTGACATTAAAATAATTGGCGCTATGTACAATATATCTACAGGTGAAGTAGATTTTTACTAG
- a CDS encoding carbonic anhydrase — protein MNLDFVFENNKKWVNEKLSENANYFDEMGKGQSPELLYIGCSDSRVSAEDLMGLGPGDVFVHRNIANMVIGTDLNAMSVVEYAVMHLKVNHIVVCGHYGCGGVKAAMQSSDLGILNPWLRNIRDVYRIHKKELNAIENEQDKYERLVELNVEEQCVNLIKTAAVQKAYRDHGLKVHGWVFDIHTGELVDLKIDFEGILGNIMEIYHLD, from the coding sequence ATGAATCTTGATTTTGTATTCGAAAACAATAAAAAATGGGTCAATGAAAAACTTAGTGAAAACGCTAATTATTTTGATGAAATGGGTAAAGGGCAAAGCCCTGAGCTACTCTACATAGGATGTTCTGATAGTCGAGTAAGTGCAGAAGATTTGATGGGTTTAGGGCCTGGTGACGTATTTGTTCATAGAAATATCGCAAATATGGTTATAGGCACAGACCTCAACGCAATGTCTGTTGTTGAGTATGCCGTTATGCACTTAAAAGTAAACCATATTGTAGTCTGTGGCCATTATGGCTGTGGTGGCGTAAAAGCTGCTATGCAATCTTCAGACTTAGGTATTTTAAATCCTTGGCTTAGGAATATCCGTGATGTTTATCGTATTCATAAAAAAGAACTCAATGCGATTGAAAACGAGCAGGACAAGTATGAACGTTTGGTAGAATTGAATGTTGAAGAGCAATGTGTAAATCTCATAAAAACTGCAGCGGTACAAAAAGCCTATCGAGATCATGGTTTAAAAGTTCATGGCTGGGTATTTGATATTCATACAGGAGAATTAGTCGATTTAAAAATTGATTTTGAAGGTATTCTAGGTAATATTATGGAGATTTATCACTTAGATTAA
- the pheS gene encoding phenylalanine--tRNA ligase subunit alpha — translation MIDKIKEHIAELENFNTDSLEAVESLRIKYLGKKGLLNDFFAEFKNVPNDQKKEFGQTINQLKTVATDKINELKDALESKTDDVGIYGDLTRPSEPIELGARHPISIVKNRIIDIFSRIGFNVSEGPEVEDDWHNFTALNLPEYHPARDMQDTFFIQTNPDILLRTHTSSVQVRYMEENKPPIRTISPGRVYRNEAISARSHCFFHQVEGLYIDKNVSFADLKQTLQFFTTELFGKSKIRLRPSYFPFTEPSAEVDVYWGLETEADYRITKGTGWLEIGGCGMVDPNVLTNCGIDPNEYSGFAFGVGIDRIAMLLHQITDIRLLSENDVRFLEQFKSAL, via the coding sequence ATGATTGATAAGATAAAAGAACATATTGCTGAATTAGAGAATTTCAATACAGACTCACTAGAAGCTGTTGAGAGTTTAAGAATAAAGTATTTAGGTAAAAAAGGATTATTAAATGATTTTTTTGCTGAATTCAAAAACGTTCCTAACGATCAGAAAAAAGAGTTCGGACAAACTATCAATCAATTAAAAACTGTTGCAACAGATAAAATCAATGAACTTAAAGATGCTTTAGAAAGTAAAACTGATGATGTTGGTATTTATGGTGATTTAACACGTCCATCTGAGCCTATTGAATTGGGAGCTAGACATCCAATATCGATAGTAAAAAATAGAATTATTGATATCTTTTCACGAATTGGTTTTAATGTTTCTGAAGGACCAGAGGTTGAGGACGATTGGCATAATTTTACTGCCTTAAATTTACCAGAATATCACCCTGCTAGAGACATGCAGGATACTTTTTTTATACAAACGAATCCAGATATATTATTACGCACCCATACATCATCTGTACAAGTACGTTATATGGAAGAAAACAAACCACCGATCAGAACAATATCTCCTGGTAGGGTTTACAGAAATGAGGCTATTTCTGCCAGATCTCATTGTTTCTTTCACCAAGTAGAGGGTTTGTATATTGATAAGAATGTATCATTTGCTGACTTAAAACAAACATTACAATTTTTCACTACTGAGCTTTTTGGTAAATCTAAAATTAGATTGCGCCCTTCTTATTTTCCATTTACTGAACCTAGTGCAGAAGTAGATGTGTATTGGGGATTAGAAACAGAAGCTGATTATAGAATAACAAAAGGTACTGGCTGGTTAGAAATTGGTGGTTGTGGTATGGTAGACCCTAATGTATTGACCAACTGTGGCATAGACCCTAATGAATATTCTGGTTTTGCATTTGGCGTAGGTATAGATCGTATCGCAATGTTGTTACACCAAATTACAGATATTCGTTTGTTGAGTGAAAATGATGTTCGTTTTTTAGAGCAATTTAAATCAGCTCTTTAA
- a CDS encoding GbsR/MarR family transcriptional regulator, which translates to MANNICKEKMSLVEKLGVHLENREQLAPVAARILSYIILTGKKGATFEDMVTILCASKSTISTHLNHLQDLKKIEYFTKTGDRKKYFIINADTIIQHVDKMISDWKEVRELHLEIKDYKDNQNSEIIESEEEKFDLNFHNDYIKFIDGASASIEELRLKLIKVKNNKQFDI; encoded by the coding sequence ATGGCAAATAATATATGTAAAGAAAAAATGTCTTTAGTTGAAAAACTAGGTGTGCATTTAGAAAACAGAGAACAGCTGGCACCTGTTGCAGCACGTATACTATCCTATATAATTCTTACTGGAAAAAAAGGAGCTACGTTCGAAGACATGGTTACAATACTCTGTGCTAGTAAAAGTACTATTTCTACACACCTTAATCACCTGCAAGATTTAAAAAAAATTGAATACTTCACAAAAACTGGAGATCGTAAAAAATATTTTATTATAAATGCCGACACAATTATTCAGCATGTTGATAAAATGATAAGTGATTGGAAAGAAGTACGTGAATTACATCTAGAAATAAAAGATTATAAAGACAATCAAAACAGTGAGATTATTGAAAGTGAAGAAGAGAAATTTGATTTAAATTTTCATAACGATTATATAAAATTTATAGATGGCGCTTCTGCTTCTATTGAAGAATTAAGATTAAAATTAATTAAAGTTAAAAACAACAAACAATTCGATATTTAA
- a CDS encoding efflux RND transporter periplasmic adaptor subunit translates to MRHNKLLTLPALILLLVVSSCGSNGEQKAAAPEGPAPSFPVVEMQSKTVTGYQEYPANIEGIVNSDVRAKVSGYIQKVLVDEGQKVRKGQVLFKLETQSLSQDAGAAKARINVAQVEVDKLIPLVEKNIISPVQLETAKANLAQAEANYSSVTASVGYATIKSPVDGYVGSINFREGALISPSDSNPLTTVSEISQVYAFFSFNEAQYIDLLQRSEGTTKAERIKNSPDLSLVLANGKIYSETGRIQTSTGQINQNTGTIKIRAAFDNPNEILTNGNSGKIRFPIEYKDAIVIPQSSTFEQQKDIVAFIVDQDNKAKSTIVKVLGTVGNLYVVESGLKAGDKLIVSGVGKLKNGMAITPQDTPFDEAIKPIEVLFKN, encoded by the coding sequence ATGAGACATAATAAATTATTAACGTTACCAGCACTAATCTTACTTTTAGTCGTTTCAAGCTGTGGAAGCAATGGAGAACAAAAAGCTGCGGCACCAGAAGGTCCTGCTCCTTCTTTCCCTGTAGTTGAAATGCAATCAAAAACCGTAACAGGTTATCAAGAATATCCAGCAAATATAGAAGGTATCGTTAACAGTGATGTGAGAGCAAAAGTATCTGGCTATATTCAAAAAGTATTAGTAGATGAAGGGCAAAAAGTACGTAAAGGTCAAGTATTATTTAAATTAGAAACACAATCTTTAAGTCAAGATGCAGGTGCTGCAAAAGCACGTATTAATGTTGCTCAAGTTGAGGTAGATAAATTAATCCCACTTGTTGAGAAAAATATTATCAGTCCAGTACAATTAGAAACAGCTAAGGCTAATTTGGCTCAAGCAGAAGCAAACTACAGTAGTGTCACCGCAAGTGTTGGCTATGCAACTATCAAAAGTCCTGTAGATGGTTATGTTGGTTCTATAAATTTTAGAGAAGGTGCTTTAATTAGCCCAAGTGATAGCAACCCATTAACTACAGTTAGCGAAATTAGCCAAGTATATGCTTTTTTTAGTTTTAACGAAGCTCAGTATATTGATCTTTTACAAAGATCTGAAGGAACAACTAAAGCAGAACGTATTAAAAACTCACCAGACCTAAGCTTAGTTTTAGCTAACGGAAAAATTTATTCTGAAACTGGACGTATTCAAACAAGTACCGGTCAAATCAATCAAAATACTGGAACTATAAAAATTAGAGCTGCTTTTGATAATCCAAACGAAATTTTAACTAATGGAAACAGTGGTAAAATTAGGTTTCCAATAGAATATAAAGATGCTATTGTTATACCTCAATCATCAACATTTGAACAACAAAAAGATATTGTTGCTTTTATAGTAGATCAAGATAATAAAGCAAAATCTACTATCGTAAAAGTACTTGGTACTGTTGGCAATTTATATGTTGTAGAGTCTGGTCTTAAAGCAGGAGATAAACTTATTGTTTCTGGTGTTGGAAAATTAAAGAATGGTATGGCTATTACTCCACAAGACACTCCTTTTGATGAAGCCATTAAACCGATAGAGGTTTTATTTAAAAATTAA